In one window of Methanomicrobia archaeon DNA:
- a CDS encoding MFS transporter, with the protein MKSGKRVTVSRNVLLLGIVSFLNDVSSEMIHPILPLFVIAVGGTGLIVGLIGGLQESIASIFEVLSGYWSDRLGKRKILVFGGYFTSAGFKLLLAFAVIWQHILLFTSFERVGKGVRTAPRDAIIADSMPDARGRGFGIHRAFDTLGAILGSITVLLLLYVFWNDSDPLAFYPQVILIAAVIAFVSLLPLYRVREAKRAPQELGLHISLRRLHKPLRLFITVATIFALANFTYMFFILKAMDTFAVSGHRESIALTIALYVLFNIFYALFAIPFGTLSDRIGKRYVLIGGYLLFSVTCLGFAFSESLPAFLVLFPLYGLVYAMIEGNQRAFVSDWSVKELRATALGTFRTMIGLAKLPASLIAGVLWTISPAHEFTFLFGSAVSILAVLLFLHYGKYY; encoded by the coding sequence ATGAAGAGCGGAAAGAGGGTCACGGTGTCGAGAAACGTCCTGCTGCTGGGCATCGTCAGTTTCCTGAACGATGTGAGCAGCGAGATGATCCACCCGATCCTTCCGCTGTTCGTTATCGCGGTCGGTGGCACCGGCCTGATCGTGGGTCTTATCGGCGGTTTGCAGGAGAGTATCGCGAGCATCTTCGAGGTCTTGTCGGGCTACTGGTCTGATCGGCTGGGTAAACGGAAGATCCTGGTATTCGGCGGCTATTTTACCTCTGCCGGCTTCAAGTTGCTGCTCGCCTTCGCGGTGATCTGGCAGCATATCCTGCTCTTCACCAGTTTCGAGCGCGTGGGCAAGGGCGTGCGAACAGCGCCACGAGACGCGATCATCGCCGATTCTATGCCCGATGCACGAGGGCGAGGCTTCGGGATCCATCGCGCATTCGATACGCTGGGCGCCATCCTCGGCTCGATCACGGTTCTCCTTCTCCTGTACGTGTTCTGGAACGACAGCGATCCGCTCGCCTTTTACCCGCAGGTCATCCTTATTGCTGCGGTTATCGCGTTTGTCTCACTGCTGCCACTCTATCGGGTACGGGAGGCGAAGCGAGCGCCGCAGGAGCTCGGGTTGCATATCAGCTTGCGCCGACTGCATAAGCCGCTCAGGCTCTTCATCACCGTTGCGACGATCTTCGCGCTGGCTAATTTCACCTATATGTTCTTCATTCTGAAGGCGATGGACACCTTTGCAGTTAGCGGGCACAGGGAGTCGATTGCGCTGACGATCGCCCTGTACGTGCTCTTTAACATCTTCTATGCGCTCTTCGCCATTCCCTTCGGCACGCTCTCCGATCGTATCGGGAAACGGTACGTGCTCATCGGTGGCTATCTCCTCTTTTCCGTTACCTGCCTCGGCTTCGCCTTCTCAGAGTCGCTCCCGGCCTTTCTGGTGCTCTTCCCGCTGTACGGGCTGGTCTATGCGATGATCGAAGGGAATCAACGTGCGTTTGTCAGTGACTGGTCGGTGAAGGAGTTGCGAGCCACGGCGCTCGGTACCTTCCGCACGATGATCGGACTTGCGAAGTTACCGGCAAGCCTTATCGCCGGAGTCTTATGGACGATCTCGCCCGCACACGAGTTCACCTTCCTCTTCGGCAGCGCCGTCAGCATCCTCGCCGTGCTGCTCTTCCTCCACTATGGTAAGTATTACTGA
- the nifB gene encoding nitrogenase cofactor biosynthesis protein NifB translates to MSAKETEQLPVTEIEGKEVPWDPAQLRKIQEHPCFSKQACHLFGRMHLAVAPKCNIQCNYCIRKFDCVNECRPGVTSTVLSPQDALERVREVLAKVHYIKVVAVAGPGEPLYNEETFETFRLVKDAFPHLMRCVSTNGLLLPDRIEDIADLEIGTVTVTLNAVDPDIGKEIYSFVNYAGTKYTGREAAELLLSKQLEGIREAVKRKILIKVNTVLIPTVNDHHIIEIAKTVHELGVYIQNIMPIIPQYRFEHITPPTPQEKKAVQDACSTYIMQMKHCRQCRSDAIGRLGKDIQDQFEKEEHT, encoded by the coding sequence ATGAGCGCTAAAGAGACTGAACAGCTGCCGGTAACGGAGATCGAGGGTAAGGAAGTCCCCTGGGATCCCGCGCAGCTCAGAAAGATTCAGGAGCATCCCTGCTTCAGCAAGCAGGCCTGCCACTTATTCGGTCGCATGCATCTCGCCGTTGCGCCCAAATGTAACATCCAGTGCAACTATTGTATCCGCAAATTTGATTGTGTCAATGAGTGCCGACCCGGTGTTACCAGCACGGTACTCAGCCCGCAGGATGCGCTGGAGCGGGTACGGGAAGTGCTCGCGAAGGTGCACTACATCAAGGTGGTTGCCGTTGCAGGCCCCGGCGAGCCGCTGTACAACGAGGAGACCTTCGAGACGTTCCGGCTCGTTAAGGACGCGTTCCCGCATCTGATGCGCTGCGTGAGCACGAATGGCTTGCTCCTGCCCGATCGCATAGAGGATATCGCGGACCTGGAGATCGGAACGGTAACGGTAACGCTGAACGCTGTGGACCCCGATATCGGTAAGGAGATCTACTCCTTTGTCAACTACGCGGGCACGAAATACACGGGCCGTGAAGCCGCTGAGTTGCTGCTCTCAAAGCAGCTCGAAGGGATTCGCGAAGCGGTCAAGCGGAAGATTCTGATCAAGGTCAATACCGTGCTGATCCCGACGGTGAACGACCATCATATCATTGAGATTGCGAAGACCGTACATGAGCTGGGCGTCTATATCCAGAACATCATGCCGATCATCCCGCAGTACCGGTTCGAGCACATTACGCCACCAACGCCGCAGGAGAAGAAGGCTGTTCAGGACGCGTGCAGCACCTATATCATGCAGATGAAGCACTGCCGCCAGTGCCGCTCCGATGCGATTGGCCGCCTGGGAAAAGATATTCAAGACCAGTTCGAGAAAGAAGAGCATACCTGA
- a CDS encoding iron-sulfur cluster assembly scaffold protein, with the protein MGELRDLLRKSGYSEKAADFYLNRVNVGELSDANAYAIYTGPCGDTMEFFLKVEDSTIRDASFQAIGCAGSFAAGAAFVELIRGKTLEEAERVEEDRVVEFLGTIPVQKIHCACLAKRTLRKALAAYRGVPFQLPECKKVEEAW; encoded by the coding sequence ATGGGTGAGTTAAGAGACCTACTACGGAAATCCGGCTACTCGGAGAAGGCGGCTGATTTCTATCTGAATCGCGTGAACGTCGGTGAGTTGAGCGATGCAAATGCGTACGCGATCTACACCGGCCCCTGCGGAGACACGATGGAGTTCTTCTTGAAGGTCGAGGACAGCACGATACGAGACGCGAGCTTCCAGGCGATCGGCTGTGCAGGCTCGTTCGCTGCAGGCGCGGCGTTCGTGGAGCTCATCAGAGGGAAGACACTGGAAGAGGCGGAGAGGGTAGAGGAAGACCGGGTCGTTGAGTTCCTCGGCACCATCCCCGTGCAGAAGATTCACTGCGCTTGCCTCGCGAAGCGGACGTTGCGCAAAGCGCTTGCCGCCTACCGGGGTGTGCCATTTCAGCTACCGGAATGCAAGAAGGTAGAAGAGGCCTGGTAA
- a CDS encoding FprA family A-type flavoprotein gives MEPVEIKPGIYWVGGIDWDLQNLHGYLTQRGTTYNAYLIVDEQVVLVDTVKHYLCDELWSRISKVLDPAQIDYLVANHVEMDHSGSLPRMVELAPNATIVTSPKGEQGLRRHYKAEWPFKVVKSGDSMSIGKRTLQFFLTPMVHWPDNMVTYIPEEKLLLPNDAFGQHIASAERYDDEIGWAILQEEAAKYYANIVLPYGEQVKKALTALSGLEIEMIAPSHGIIWRSYLPQILDAYQHWAANDSEQRALIVYDTMWGSTGQMAQSLRDGLEQAGVPVTVRNLKTTHISDVLTDLIRSKAVLIGSPTLNMGVLPTVGAFLTYLEGLRPKNRIGFAFGSYGWGEQSTKKIEAMMSALGWDMPVAAVKTQYIPDQDELARIREAGAALGAVIKGS, from the coding sequence ATGGAACCCGTAGAGATAAAACCGGGTATTTATTGGGTCGGCGGGATCGACTGGGATCTGCAGAACTTACACGGGTATCTGACGCAGCGTGGCACGACCTACAATGCATACCTCATTGTGGATGAGCAGGTGGTGCTGGTGGATACCGTGAAGCACTACCTCTGTGATGAGCTCTGGTCTCGGATCTCCAAAGTGCTCGATCCTGCTCAGATCGACTATCTGGTTGCGAACCACGTGGAGATGGATCATTCAGGTAGTCTCCCGCGGATGGTTGAACTCGCCCCCAATGCCACGATCGTCACCTCGCCAAAAGGTGAGCAGGGACTGCGCCGGCACTACAAGGCGGAGTGGCCCTTTAAGGTCGTTAAATCGGGCGATAGCATGAGTATCGGCAAACGAACGCTGCAGTTCTTCCTCACCCCGATGGTGCACTGGCCGGATAACATGGTCACGTATATCCCGGAGGAGAAGCTTCTGCTGCCCAACGACGCCTTCGGGCAGCATATCGCCTCGGCTGAGCGTTACGACGATGAGATTGGCTGGGCGATCCTCCAGGAAGAGGCGGCGAAGTACTATGCGAACATCGTCTTGCCCTATGGTGAGCAGGTGAAGAAGGCCCTGACCGCGCTCTCGGGGCTCGAGATCGAGATGATCGCACCGAGCCACGGGATCATATGGCGGTCGTATCTCCCCCAGATCCTGGACGCGTATCAGCACTGGGCGGCCAATGACTCGGAGCAGAGAGCGCTGATCGTCTATGATACCATGTGGGGCTCGACCGGGCAGATGGCACAGAGCCTGCGTGACGGCCTGGAGCAGGCCGGTGTGCCCGTGACGGTGCGGAACCTGAAGACCACGCACATCTCAGACGTGCTCACGGACCTCATTCGGTCAAAAGCGGTCCTGATCGGCTCACCCACCCTGAATATGGGCGTTCTGCCCACGGTTGGCGCGTTCCTCACGTATCTGGAAGGGCTTCGGCCAAAGAACCGGATCGGCTTTGCCTTTGGCTCCTATGGATGGGGCGAGCAGTCAACGAAGAAGATCGAGGCCATGATGAGCGCCCTCGGCTGGGATATGCCGGTCGCAGCCGTGAAAACGCAGTACATTCCGGATCAGGATGAATTGGCCCGGATACGTGAGGCGGGTGCAGCATTGGGCGCGGTGATCAAAGGCAGCTAA
- a CDS encoding FprA family A-type flavoprotein, giving the protein MKKMAKKALLVYDTNLGYTEQMAKLIEAAMKADGIDVVTKFATKAEPDDLAGVDAVVLGCPTYFEDVSTKIKLFMIEMKKANLKGKIGAAFGSYGWGGESIQIMNDTMKRMIGMVMVEPGLKVKTSQMMVGEGDPLCTAFGKKIAEKMLST; this is encoded by the coding sequence ATGAAAAAAATGGCTAAAAAAGCATTGTTAGTATACGATACGAACCTGGGCTATACCGAGCAAATGGCGAAGTTGATAGAAGCAGCGATGAAAGCGGACGGTATTGACGTGGTGACCAAGTTTGCCACGAAAGCAGAGCCTGATGATCTTGCGGGCGTCGATGCCGTTGTGCTCGGCTGCCCGACGTACTTTGAGGACGTCTCGACCAAGATCAAGCTCTTCATGATCGAGATGAAGAAGGCGAACCTGAAGGGCAAGATAGGCGCGGCCTTCGGCTCGTACGGCTGGGGCGGCGAGTCGATCCAGATTATGAACGACACGATGAAGCGTATGATCGGGATGGTGATGGTGGAGCCGGGCTTGAAGGTGAAGACCTCGCAGATGATGGTCGGTGAGGGCGATCCGCTCTGTACGGCGTTCGGGAAGAAGATCGCTGAGAAGATGCTCAGCACGTGA
- a CDS encoding ferritin, giving the protein MISERMEAALNAQINKEIYSAYLYLSMSAYSTYIGLKGFANWFMVQYQEEMTHAMKIYQYVNEQGGRVTLRAIEQPPTEWQSPMDMFEKTLAHEQFVTRSINELVDLAIAEKDHATQIFLQWFVTEQIEEEGNDNEIITKLKLIGEDGKGLLMIDKELELRAFTPPAAAEDST; this is encoded by the coding sequence ATGATAAGCGAACGAATGGAAGCGGCGCTCAATGCGCAGATCAATAAGGAGATCTATTCGGCCTATCTGTATCTCTCCATGTCTGCCTACAGCACGTATATCGGGCTCAAGGGCTTTGCGAACTGGTTCATGGTGCAATACCAGGAAGAGATGACGCACGCGATGAAGATCTACCAGTACGTGAACGAGCAGGGCGGACGGGTGACGCTGAGGGCGATCGAGCAGCCGCCGACGGAATGGCAATCGCCGATGGACATGTTCGAGAAGACCCTGGCGCATGAGCAGTTCGTGACCAGGAGCATCAACGAGCTGGTGGATCTCGCGATCGCGGAGAAGGATCATGCGACACAGATCTTCCTCCAGTGGTTTGTGACCGAACAGATCGAGGAGGAAGGGAATGACAATGAGATCATTACGAAGTTGAAGCTCATCGGCGAGGACGGCAAGGGTCTGCTCATGATCGATAAGGAGCTGGAATTGCGGGCCTTTACGCCACCGGCTGCCGCTGAGGATAGCACGTAA
- a CDS encoding rubrerythrin, translating to MLSEIPTDFGEVSDEELDREIVRVGIIAELDAINLYEQLAAMATHEGLKKILLDIAKEEKTHMGEFQTLLLRIDQEQAEELEEGRAEVEELLG from the coding sequence ATGCTATCTGAAATACCAACGGATTTTGGAGAGGTAAGTGATGAAGAGCTGGATAGGGAGATCGTGCGTGTGGGGATCATCGCGGAACTCGACGCGATCAATTTGTATGAGCAGCTCGCGGCAATGGCAACGCACGAAGGGCTCAAGAAGATTCTTCTGGACATTGCGAAAGAGGAGAAGACGCACATGGGCGAATTCCAGACCTTACTGCTCCGTATCGACCAGGAGCAGGCTGAGGAGCTGGAAGAGGGCCGGGCAGAAGTTGAGGAGTTGCTGGGGTGA
- a CDS encoding Hsp20/alpha crystallin family protein, translated as MAWRRYFRDPWEDLRRMEEWMDRMFRETWMPYYLERKALPGAEGEEGAALTVSPSVDIKEDETGNIVVNADIPGVEKGDISISVKGDMLEISAEKKEEKEEKEEGYIRRERRYRKFYRSIPLPAEVDRDKVEASVKDGVLTISMPRLKEAEVKKIEVK; from the coding sequence ATGGCTTGGAGAAGGTATTTCCGAGATCCGTGGGAAGATCTGAGACGTATGGAAGAGTGGATGGATCGTATGTTCCGGGAGACATGGATGCCCTACTACCTGGAGCGGAAGGCGCTGCCCGGAGCAGAGGGAGAAGAAGGAGCGGCGTTGACCGTCTCACCCTCGGTCGATATCAAAGAGGATGAGACGGGGAACATCGTCGTGAACGCGGATATACCCGGCGTTGAGAAGGGCGACATAAGCATCTCGGTGAAAGGCGATATGCTCGAGATCAGCGCGGAGAAGAAGGAGGAGAAGGAAGAGAAGGAAGAGGGCTATATCCGGCGCGAGCGGCGGTACCGGAAATTCTACCGCTCGATACCCCTGCCGGCTGAGGTCGATCGTGATAAGGTTGAGGCATCGGTGAAGGACGGCGTGCTCACGATCTCGATGCCCCGGCTCAAGGAAGCGGAAGTCAAGAAGATCGAGGTAAAGTGA
- a CDS encoding peroxiredoxin, protein MTELEVKPVTLPLIGDPAPDFEADTTFGKKRLSDYRGKWLILFSHPADFTPVCTTEFIAFAKIHDELKKRNTELIGLSVDSTSSHIAWARNIEEKVGVKIPFPIIADLSKDVATKFGMLHPRQSTTATVRCVFFIDPDGILRAMLYYPLSTGRNMDEIVRMIDAFQTADKYKVATPADWRPGDEVVVPAPKTQQDAEKRVTEGYTCVDWYLCKKKV, encoded by the coding sequence ATGACTGAACTAGAAGTAAAACCGGTAACCTTACCGCTGATCGGCGATCCTGCGCCCGATTTTGAGGCTGATACGACCTTCGGGAAGAAACGCTTGTCTGATTACCGGGGGAAATGGTTGATCCTCTTCTCGCATCCGGCCGATTTCACACCGGTCTGCACGACCGAGTTTATCGCCTTTGCGAAGATCCACGATGAGTTGAAGAAGCGGAACACCGAGCTCATAGGCTTGAGTGTCGATAGCACCTCGTCACACATCGCGTGGGCACGGAACATCGAGGAGAAGGTCGGTGTCAAGATCCCGTTCCCGATCATTGCTGACCTGTCAAAGGACGTGGCCACGAAGTTCGGGATGCTGCATCCACGACAGAGCACGACCGCGACGGTCCGCTGCGTCTTCTTCATCGATCCCGACGGGATTCTGCGTGCGATGCTCTACTATCCGCTGTCCACTGGACGGAATATGGACGAGATCGTGCGGATGATTGATGCGTTCCAGACGGCCGATAAGTACAAAGTGGCGACGCCGGCTGACTGGCGGCCCGGAGATGAGGTCGTGGTGCCAGCGCCGAAGACGCAGCAGGACGCGGAGAAGCGCGTGACCGAAGGGTACACCTGCGTCGACTGGTATCTCTGCAAGAAGAAAGTATAA
- a CDS encoding ABC transporter ATP-binding protein: MLEIKDLTVEVEGKPIIKGLNLTVEKGEVHVLFGPNGCGKTTLLLTILGFPSYTVTHGRIMFKGVDITAATTNERVKLGMGVSFQHPPEIRGVRLGDMVSIALGRKEGVIDEQVIALAKRINISAEFLNRDVNLGFSGGEVKRSEILQLLAQAPDFIMFDEPDSGVDVENIELIGEIMRELLDRNKRPSERERAGLIITHSGFVMHYINADRAHVMLNGQIACSGMPDEVTKHIMESGFEKCVELCGQKVCADE, from the coding sequence ATGCTCGAAATAAAAGATCTGACAGTGGAAGTGGAAGGCAAGCCTATCATCAAGGGCTTGAATCTCACGGTCGAGAAGGGTGAGGTGCACGTGCTCTTTGGTCCGAACGGTTGTGGCAAGACGACGCTGTTATTGACGATCCTCGGCTTTCCGAGCTATACCGTCACCCACGGGCGCATCATGTTCAAAGGCGTGGATATTACCGCGGCAACCACGAACGAGCGGGTGAAACTGGGTATGGGGGTCTCGTTCCAGCATCCGCCGGAGATACGGGGCGTACGACTCGGTGACATGGTCAGTATTGCTCTGGGCCGGAAGGAGGGTGTCATTGACGAGCAGGTCATCGCACTCGCGAAACGGATCAATATCTCGGCCGAGTTCTTGAATCGCGACGTGAACCTCGGCTTCTCAGGCGGCGAGGTGAAGCGCTCGGAGATCTTGCAGCTGCTCGCGCAAGCGCCCGACTTCATCATGTTCGATGAGCCCGATTCAGGGGTGGACGTGGAGAATATCGAGCTCATCGGCGAGATCATGCGTGAGCTGCTGGATCGTAACAAGCGACCGAGCGAACGCGAGCGAGCAGGTCTGATCATTACCCATAGCGGGTTTGTCATGCACTACATCAATGCAGACCGCGCACACGTGATGCTCAACGGCCAGATCGCGTGCTCGGGAATGCCAGATGAGGTCACCAAGCATATCATGGAGTCCGGATTC